TTAAGAAGATTTTTAGATAAGAAAGAAGCAATCGAAAGTGACTCTAATTGAGTCACTTTTTTAATATAATTATTATTTATACCAAATTAATTATAGATTATATTTATATAAATAATATAGAAATAATATCTCACTTATTTCTTTATAAAAACTTTCAAAAAACAATAAATCTACAATAATAACCCTTAGAACCAAACAAAAGCCCCTAAGGGCTTTGTAATTATTTAATATTTAATAATATTTCTTGCAATTCTTCATTGGTTATGTATTGAGCTGAATATGTTGCATTATATCTATCTAATTGCCCCACAAATGCTCTCATGTGATTTTCTGATCCAGATATTAAATTTTCATAAACTAATTTTATATCTTGATTATCTGTTTCTTTTATTAATTTATCTAAATCATATATATCCAAATCTTCTATTGTTGCTCCTACTTTTAAAGCATCTATAACTGATTTTTGACCTTCTGCTACTAAATCATAATATAATTTTTGCAATTCTTTATTATTGAAAACTCCTACTGTATAATCAGTTATTGGGTCTTGTAAATCATATTTATCCAATATACTTTTTACTGCATTCATATGTGTTTGTTCTGCTTGTGCTATATTGTAAAATGTTTGAATACCCCATGTATCATACAATGTTAAATAAATATCCCTAGCTAATTTTTCTTCCTCTCTCATTAGTAATAATCCTTCTGTTTCACTTGCTGACAATGTTTCAACTGGTAAGGTATATACTGATGCACTAGGATTATTAAAAAATCCACCTGCAAATGATACTACTACTAAAATTAATGCCATTATTCCTACTAATATACTTTTTTTCATATAAACCGCCTCCTAAATTTTATTATTATTTTTTTATGTTTTTCTTTCGACATATATATAATAACTTATTATACTTAGAATCCCCTTAAAATAACCTTAGAGTTTCCTTAGAAAATATCTTAAATAATAATAAATCCCCTGGCAGATTGAAATTACCAGGGGATTTTTAATTTTATTTATTATCTTAAAAACTTCTCAATAATAGAATCAGAAAAATCTAACAACATACAATAAAAATAAATAAAATTCTTTTCTGAAAAATATAAGTAGGTATTTGTCATATAATCATCTATTTATGATATATTAAGTAGCTTAACTTCAGTAAATCATTCTTTACCGAAGTTAAAAAATATTCTTTAAGTCTTTATTAATAAGGATTTTGATAAAAATAAAGATATTTACTTTATTCAGTATCACCCATATAAAAGTTTTGAAATATTTAATACAAATTATCTTATACATTGTATATATTATATATAATGTATATATTATTTCAATTATGTGTTTAAATTTACTATTAAAATAATTATATAATACAATAATAAATCATATAAATTACATAGTATACAAATAAAAAAAATTTATAATTAAATATACAAAACATATACGTTAAAATATCAAATGTAATTCACATATTATAATTTATATTATATTATATGTTATATATTTTATATTACATTATAAATCTACTACACTATTAAAGCAATCAATACTATTAGTATTATATATTTTATTTATAATTATATAATGTATATAAATTATACATTATATAATAATTAAAGGAATAAAATATGTCCTTGTGGAGAAATGACAAACATTATATTTCAAAAACAATTAATAAATATAGTAAAAATACTTATAAAATAGCTGTTTTACGCATTATTAAAGGCTTTTTCTTTACTTCGGTAAATTTTGATTTACCGAAGTAATACATAAACAATTTTTATTTACTAAGGATATTTTTTATCAAACTAAAAAAAACGCTTATAAATAAAAGAATTTATCAAATACGATTATTTTATCATCAAAAATATTTCAAGTGCCTTAAATCGCCTAATTCTTTTTAAAGTAAGTTTACTTTAATATTACGTATTTTTTAATGAAAAACTATACACTTAAAAAGTTTTTTACCAATAAAATAATCTATATTTTTATTTTTTTCTTATATAAGATATATATAAGAAAAATTTGCAAAAGTTATATTTGCTAAATATATCTTTGCTAAATATATCTTTGTATTTTTCGGAGGTTATAATATGAAAATGATTAATAGAAAAAAAGAAAAAGAATTCTTATTAAAAAAAGCAAAGACTAATAAAAGTGAATTAATTTAGTATATGGTAGAAGAAAAGTTGGGAAAACATTCTTATTAGATAATACATTTAAAAATGTTCTTTTTTTTTTACCGCTAATCTTTCAAATACCTTACATTTAATAGATAGATTCTCAAAAATGATAATATCTGAAATGGGTACATTGCCAATAAATATAAAAATTACTTCTTGGGATGATTTTTTTGGACTATTAAAAGCGTTATTAATGCAAAAAAAATATGATGCTATAATTTTTGATGAATTTCAATATATTCCTCAACAAGACCCTGCATTTATTTCAATTTTTCAAAGATGGTGGGATTTAGAATTTAGTAAAAAGAATATAAATATAATATTATGTGGTTCTTATACTGGTATGATGGAAAAAATTGTTTTAGAACATACAGTCCATTATACGGAAGAAGAACAGGACAATATAAGATTGTGCCTATGGATTTCTTTGATTCTGCAAAATTCCTATTAAACTATTCTATTGAAGACAAAATATTTATTTATAGCATCACAGTTTGTAGAATACAATGATTCTAACGATGTATTAAAAAATAAAATCTTTAATCCAGGAGAATTTTTAGTAGAAGAAGGTAAGTTTTTAACAATGGAAGAATTCAAAAAAGTTACATCTAATTATTTTTCTATTATGAAAGCTATTGCAGATGGAAAAACAACTCCTAATGAAATTTCAAATTTTAGTGGCGTTGAAAACAGAAAAATATCCACTTATTTATCAAAGCTTCTTGAAATTGAGCTAATAAAAAAATAGTTACCTTTTTCTATAAAAAAACCGAAGAAAAAAACCTTATATTATATAGATGATGAATATATTAGATTTTATTTTGAGTATATATACCCTAATATTGATTTAATATATAGAGGGCTTTGACCTTTGAGAAAATATCTAAACAGTATATAGAAAGAATTGAATCACCTCAAATTGTAGGAAAATGGTGGGATAAAGATATTGAAATAGATTTAGTAGCAAGACATGAAGATAAATTAATTGTTGGTGAATGTAAATATACTAATAAAAAAGTTGATGATAGAGTACTCCAGAAATTACAATTAAAGACCTATAAAATGCTTGATGAAATTAAATTCGAACCTAAAGAAATAATATATTATTTATTCTCAAAATCAGGATTTGAAAATATTCAAGAATCTAAAAATATCAAACTAATAGATTTAAACACAATAAGTGCAATAATAAAAGAATAATTTATTCATATTGACATTTATAATAATTAAGTATATAATTATACTGTTCAGTATAATACTAAGCAGTATAATACTAGACGGTATAATTATGAGGTGGTATTATGAAATTTTATAATAGAAAAAAAGAAATTTCTTTTTTTGAAAATAATATTATTAATGAAAAAAAGAAAAAATTTGTTGTAATGTATGGCAGAAGGCGAATTGGTAAAACAACTTTAATTAAAGAAGTATTTAAAAATAAAAAGAATGTTTTATATTATTTTGTCGAAGTAAAAAAAGAAGAAACATTACTTAAAGATCTTAGCTTATCTTTTTCAAAAGCTATATATTCTAATTGGTATGATCTTTTTTCAGATTTATTTGATAAATATGATTATGTAATATTCGACGAATTTCAAAATTTTTTCAAAGCTAATCAAGAGATATTATATGCACTTCAACATGCCTGGGATGAAAATAAAAACAATACTAAATTAATAGTATTAGGCTCTTATGTTGGAATGATGAAAAAAATATTCACTGATGAGAAAATGCCTTTGTATGGAAGAAATGATTATATTATGAATATTAAAGATTTTTCATTAAAGGATTCAATTATTATGCTAAAAGATTTTGGATATAATATAATAGAAGCTTTTGAAATTTATGCTATGGTAGGTGGAATACCAAAATATTTGTGGTTATTTGAAAAAAAGAAAAGTTTAAAGGAACTTATATATGATATTTTCCTTGACGATTTTTCTCCTTTAAGAGAAGAAGCAAAAAACATATTGATTTCAGAATTTGGTTCAGAACATAAATCATATTTTTCTATACTTGAAACATTAGCTGGCGATATGAAAACAAGTTCAGAAATAGCAGATATTTCCGGTATACCAATTACTAATGTCTCTAAATATATAAAAGAGTTATCCGAGATATATGAAATTATTTCTAAAAAGTCTCCTCTATTATATCAAAAAAAGAAAAGCATGAAATATGCTATTATAGATAATTATTATAATTTTTATTATAATAATATATACAAAAATTACTCTCTATTAGAGTATTCTCCAGAAAAAGCATTAGAAAAAATATATAATAATTTTTCTTCATATATGGGATTCCAATTTGAAGAAATTTCAAAAAAATTTATTATTGAAAATCCAGAAATATTTGGATTTATTCCAGAAGAAATTGGATCAACTTGGGGTAGAGTACCCTACGAAAAAAATGAATCGTTTGATATTGATATAATTGCAAAAGATAAAAACAATATTCTATTTGGAGAATGCAAATGGACTAATAAAAAAGTAGGTGTTGAGGTATATGATAAATTAAAACTAAGAAGTGAATTTTTAAAACCTAAAGCTTTAAATAAAAAATATGTAATCTTTTCAAAAAGTGGCTTTACTGATGATTTATTGAATTTAAAAAATGATAACTTATTTTTATTTACACCTGAAGATATGGAAAATGTTATGTTTGATTAAAAAAAAAAGAACTTCCTAAAAACTGGAAGTTCTTTTTTAATTTATATTCTTTTTATTGTTTTAAATATAATAAAATGAGGCTTTTTATTTAATTTCTTATAATTTTTCTCATCTTGCTCTTTGAATTTTTTTATTGGTTTTGGTTCTATAATTCTTTCTATTAAAAAGTTATTATTAAATAAGCTATTAGAAATGCTATCAAAAGATCTATGATAAAAATATACTGGAATCTTATTTATCACATCTTCAAGTAATACCTCTTCAAAATAATTTTCTAAACTAAAGTATAAATATGTCATTATAGGATGATGAATAGAAAATATTAACTTCCCATTTGGTTTTAATATTCTACTTAATTCTTTTAAAGTAAAATCTAAATCTTTTACATAATGCAAAGTTAAAGATGAAATTATTAAATCAAAATAATTATCTTCTAAATTGAGTTTCTCATTTAAATTTGAAACGTATACTTTAGCTTTATCACCAATTCTCTTTTTAGTTGATTCAACCATTTTCTCTGAAAAATCTATTGCAACAACTTCTTTTGCTCCATTATTTATTAGCCATTCAGTATAAAAACCAGCTCCACATCCTGCATCTAATGCTCTTAATCCTTTTACATTTCCAATTGCATTTATCATTGCTGGTCTTTCATAGTATGCATTAAAAGATTTTGTATCTACATCTTTTGCATAATGTTCTGCTAATTTATCATAACTACTTTTCAATTTCTTTTCCATATTAATTCTCCCTTCTGCTTTTTTATTATTATATCATTTAATATCATAAATTAAAATCACATTATATGATATAATATTATAAACAAAAACTGGAGGGATAATATGAGTAATAAGTTAGAAGAAATTATCAAAGAAATGAATGAAAATTATAATGAAAAGAAGGCTAAAGGGAATTATAAGTTCTTTCAAACTCATCCAGGCGGATATGGTGAGGGTGATGAGTTTTTAGGATTAACCGTTCCCATACAGAGAAAAATAGCAAAAAAATATAAAGATTTAACCTTAGAAGATGTTGAAAAACTTTTACAGTCAAAATATCATGAACATAGATTAACTGCATTATATATATTAATTCTTAATTTCAAAAAGAAAAAAGAAGAAGTAATTGATTTTTATTTAAGAAATTTAGATAGAGTAAATAATTGGGATTTAGTAGATTCATCTGCACCATATTTATTAGGTCCATATTTAGAAGATAAAGACAGAAGTATATTGTATGAATTAGCTAAATCTGATAATCTTTGGAAACAAAGAATTGCAATTATATCTACATTATATTTTATTAAAAATAATGATTTTGAAGATGCTTTAAAAATAAGTGAAATGCTATTAAACCACAAACACGATTTAATCCACAAAGCAGTTGGATGGATGCTACGAGAAATTGGTAAAAGAAATAAAAAAATTGAAGAGGAATTTTTAAAAAAATATTATAAAAATATGCCAAGAACAATGCTTAGATATGCTATAGAAAAATTCCCAGAAGAAGAAAGACAAAAAATTCTTAAGGGTACATGGTAAAAAAGTTCCCACAACGGGAACTTTTTAATCTATTTCACAAAATAATTCGTGTATATTTCCATCTGGGTCTGCAAAAAATGCAGTAATTTGATTCCATGGCATTTTTTCTGGGGGTCTAATAGATTTACCTCCCATAGAAGTGATTCTATTAAATTCTTTATTTAAATCATCTAAATTATTACATTCAAATGCTAATTCAAACTGTTGTCCCTGAGGTTTTATAAAATATTCATCAGAAAACTCATGCAT
This window of the Marinitoga litoralis genome carries:
- a CDS encoding DUF234 domain-containing protein; amino-acid sequence: MTFEKISKQYIERIESPQIVGKWWDKDIEIDLVARHEDKLIVGECKYTNKKVDDRVLQKLQLKTYKMLDEIKFEPKEIIYYLFSKSGFENIQESKNIKLIDLNTISAIIKE
- a CDS encoding VOC family protein, which produces MCVLINLITIWTDNIESMKDFYSKTMKFEIKLDLGNYVEFNNDSVRFAICSREVMHEFSDEYFIKPQGQQFELAFECNNLDDLNKEFNRITSMGGKSIRPPEKMPWNQITAFFADPDGNIHELFCEID
- a CDS encoding AAA family ATPase; translation: MIISEMGTLPINIKITSWDDFFGLLKALLMQKKYDAIIFDEFQYIPQQDPAFISIFQRWWDLEFSKKNINIILCGSYTGMMEKIVLEHTVHYTEEEQDNIRLCLWISLILQNSY
- a CDS encoding class I SAM-dependent methyltransferase, producing MEKKLKSSYDKLAEHYAKDVDTKSFNAYYERPAMINAIGNVKGLRALDAGCGAGFYTEWLINNGAKEVVAIDFSEKMVESTKKRIGDKAKVYVSNLNEKLNLEDNYFDLIISSLTLHYVKDLDFTLKELSRILKPNGKLIFSIHHPIMTYLYFSLENYFEEVLLEDVINKIPVYFYHRSFDSISNSLFNNNFLIERIIEPKPIKKFKEQDEKNYKKLNKKPHFIIFKTIKRI
- a CDS encoding ATP-binding protein → MKFYNRKKEISFFENNIINEKKKKFVVMYGRRRIGKTTLIKEVFKNKKNVLYYFVEVKKEETLLKDLSLSFSKAIYSNWYDLFSDLFDKYDYVIFDEFQNFFKANQEILYALQHAWDENKNNTKLIVLGSYVGMMKKIFTDEKMPLYGRNDYIMNIKDFSLKDSIIMLKDFGYNIIEAFEIYAMVGGIPKYLWLFEKKKSLKELIYDIFLDDFSPLREEAKNILISEFGSEHKSYFSILETLAGDMKTSSEIADISGIPITNVSKYIKELSEIYEIISKKSPLLYQKKKSMKYAIIDNYYNFYYNNIYKNYSLLEYSPEKALEKIYNNFSSYMGFQFEEISKKFIIENPEIFGFIPEEIGSTWGRVPYEKNESFDIDIIAKDKNNILFGECKWTNKKVGVEVYDKLKLRSEFLKPKALNKKYVIFSKSGFTDDLLNLKNDNLFLFTPEDMENVMFD
- a CDS encoding DNA alkylation repair protein; protein product: MSNKLEEIIKEMNENYNEKKAKGNYKFFQTHPGGYGEGDEFLGLTVPIQRKIAKKYKDLTLEDVEKLLQSKYHEHRLTALYILILNFKKKKEEVIDFYLRNLDRVNNWDLVDSSAPYLLGPYLEDKDRSILYELAKSDNLWKQRIAIISTLYFIKNNDFEDALKISEMLLNHKHDLIHKAVGWMLREIGKRNKKIEEEFLKKYYKNMPRTMLRYAIEKFPEEERQKILKGTW
- a CDS encoding DUF2202 domain-containing protein, with the translated sequence MKKSILVGIMALILVVVSFAGGFFNNPSASVYTLPVETLSASETEGLLLMREEEKLARDIYLTLYDTWGIQTFYNIAQAEQTHMNAVKSILDKYDLQDPITDYTVGVFNNKELQKLYYDLVAEGQKSVIDALKVGATIEDLDIYDLDKLIKETDNQDIKLVYENLISGSENHMRAFVGQLDRYNATYSAQYITNEELQEILLNIK